Proteins encoded in a region of the Orcinus orca chromosome 8, mOrcOrc1.1, whole genome shotgun sequence genome:
- the LOC101277234 gene encoding olfactory receptor 4B1-like: protein MVSKNNVTEFIFTGLFEDPEVQRVCFVVFLSVYLATVVGNGLIVLMVKASKSLHSPMYFFLSYLPLVEISYSSTIVPKFITDLLTKIKTISLEGCLAQIFFFHFFGVTEILLLVVMAYDRSVAICKPLHYINIMNRQLCHVLVAGSWLGGFFHSVIQILITIQLPFCGPNVIDHYFCDLQPLFKIACTDTSVEGVIVLVKSGLIALCSFLILVTSYIVILVNLRNHSAEGRRKALSTCASHIMVVMLFFGPAIFFYMRPSSTFTEEKLVAVFYTVVTPMLNPIIYTLRNAEVKIAMRRLWGKKENSGVE, encoded by the coding sequence ATGGTGAGTAAAAATAATGTAACCGAGTTCATTTTCACTGGTCTTTTCGAGGATCCAGAGGTGCAGAGAGTGTGCTTTGTGGTGTTTCTTTCCGTGTACTTGGCCACGGTGGTAGGCAACGGCCTCATTGTTCTGATGGTCAAAGCCAGTAAGAGTCTGCATTCCCCCATGTACTTCTTCCTTAGCTACCTGCCCCTGGTGGAAATCAGCTATTCCTCTACTATTGTCCCTAAATTCATCACGGACTTACTTACCAAGATTAAAACCATCTCACTGGAGGGTTGTCTGGCTCAGATATtcttctttcacttctttggGGTCACTGAGATCCTCTTGCTTGTGGTGATGGCTTATGACCGCTCTGTGGCCATCTGCAAACCCCTTCATTATATTAACATTATGAATCGTCAACTGTGTCATGTATTAGTGGCTGGTTCCTGGCTTGGGGGCTTCTTTCATTCCGTAATTCAGATTCTCATCACCATCCAATTGCCCTTCTGTGGTCCCAATGTGATTGACCACTACTTCTGTGATCTCCAGCCATTATTCAAGATTGCCTGCACTGACACCTCTGTGGAGGGGGTTATTGTGTTGGTCAAAAGtggcttaattgctctgtgctCCTTCCTCATCTTGGTGACCTCCTACATTGTCATTCTGGTCAACTTGAGGAACCATTCAGCAGAGGGAAGACGCAAAGCCCTCTCCACCTGTGCTTCTCACATCATGGTGGTCATGTTGTTCTTTGGACCTGCCATCTTCTTCTACATGCGACCCTCCTCCACATTCACTGAGGAAAAACTGGTGGCTGTGTTCTACACAGTGGTCACCCCCATGCTGAACCCCATCATCTACACACTCAGAAATGCAGAGGTGAAAATCGCTATGAGGAGGTTGTGGGGCAAAAAGGAGAACTCAGGGGTGGAGTGA